TCATGAATCCTTGTAAATAGTTTGGTTTCTAAACACATTgctttgataaaaaggtttgtagtatatgcaaaaatatattttaaaataactggataaatagtatatcaaactataccttAGTTTTGAAGTAGTTaaatagatagtatatcaaaatatactttgatttaagAATGAAAgcgttggtagtatatcaaaatatactttgatttGTGAAATAACAGTGTTgttagtatatcaaactatactttggttttgtaaatagcatatcaagCTATTCTTTGGTAAAAAATATCACATTGggagcatatcaactatgctttggatttagtactatatcaaactatactttggtaaataatagcatatcaaactatgctttggttttggaAACAACATAAGATAAGATTTTATGGCTTAATTGGAAAACATTTGCAATCTATACATTGGTTAACATGATATCACGTTGGCAGCATATCGAAATATGCCTTAGTGGTATACCGAAATATACCATAGATCGTGATTTGTGATTTGGCAACACATTGAAacctagtgtatcaaactacacattggagactatagaaataccacaaaggaaaATCTATTTGGTTTAAACTTTGGTTtttgacattccatacaacaggaatggggtgtctagtcctatagcactatatcgtactaccaatcggcttgatcattgttaatgaatgtataagtAACAATACGAACCAACAATAGTTTTACAAACTTTGAATATCAGTGTTTAAGCCAATGATAATAGTTCAAATCGTCAAAAGATAAGTACCATGCATGTGTAGTCATATagttgaaatcatgaaaataatgaATAGatacatatgtttcaccccaaaacatttgaaagcggtaaaagaggggactatgtactcacttgagatggcaagtatccttgattaggTTACCTAACAAAGCTTAGgaagtcaaggaatcaagtggtacctagtatggaatcactaTGTTAACAAATCAGCACCTAAATTgggagatcgggtagaatgaggtctcatAAActaaatgagtattggaactcatgtgatatggtttaacaaagcctacattctgattCAGAACCTACCCTAAGTGCTTATGAGCCGTTATGACCTattaaggtagtttacgctactttaacgcgtcatttgcgcGAATGCGTGTTCGAGacatctaactagtcctatgacagtATTATATGATCTAACATGTTTAATAACATtccataatcagtttaagtgtcaaaaatTAACTTACATATGTTTAAAttcaaattatgcatgaaaagggcattttggtcatttttctaaggcatataaactacctatcatacatcTAATTAAgcaaagtgaccataaggtataacctcggaaggttatttcctatacaactatggtcacaaaatatgtttggccggatcctaatgattgaccaaacctTTCACAGCCCAGCGTAACCGCATCATGATATAGTGCGCTTTGGCAGCCAGCACGCCCTCAGCGTCCGCCCCTCACGGTTTTAAAACACGTCACGATGGTGAAGGTATCCAGCCCCTTATAAGGATGCCTTTGTTCCCcttcacaaccgatgtgggatatcacaaaatgggtcgtgttcgaaagtctaagcggttttcaagaccgcttgacttacgaccctaaacaagcactacactaaaagtgatgagttaaacatgttaaaacatgtttaactaagttagaaaactgatttgatatcaaaacaaagtgttttgatactagaaaatagtttcgtcgcaaaatgcacataatcgtgcattttgaccgaaattttgactcgtcacttcgactaatcaacgtgataattagtaggtatagtcacaagggactataaccatagtgattacgctcacgttgcaaagttcacacgaactttgtcttgaccaattcatggtcaaagcagaaagtcataCATTGTTAGACTTTCTTGCTTGAATACATAACCAAGCATGGAAGATCatttacaaagggtccaagcttggAAAGAGATCAAAGAAAACTGAAGTATGAAGCCTTCAACCAAGTGGGATAGCTTCAATCAGATCCAAGGTGAAAGAAATGAAGAATGAGCAAGTTAGAATGAGAAATttcttgggtatttatagaaaatcAAGCTCCATTTGATCATTGCCAAGTGTTTGTGAGTTAATCAAGGCATGATCCTAGCCCTACACATGTTACACACTGATTTGGGGGCTTGGGGAACACTTAAACCAGCCCAAGGTATTGAAAAACTAGGATTAAAACTAAGGGAAACATGCTgttttgaagattcaaagaatCTGCCCAGCTCCAGCTGTCACGGGCTACGAAGGATACAACCTCAGTCTTCGCGCCCAACGAGGACTTGCTGTCCAGAAGTTTTAAAGTTTGGTAGAACAGGCCCCTACATGCTATAAAGTGGATTTTTGATGTATTTaacccccgttaaccccattttaaggctctacaatgatgttaaagcataggggacatgaaatatgcttgaaaacatttcagatgtcggttcgtttggtcatacgatGGTGTTATTTGGTTAATTATGATGAagactcgaacggacgcgaaatcgatccaaattacgcgacgaatggtatttttgcattccgatcattaaaataaaatattttaatgattacaaaaatttttggatgtccggatatgttcagaacgtaagatatgcgcgtaaatgcaaacttatgcactttttgacgcttttagtccctattgatcaaataagcacATTTTCGAATACCGGACccttcaaagcttatttctaagctatgtaaaggatattagggtatgtttagcttatgatcttgtTCCAAAATGTTCGTTGCTACACGAATCGGCGGACTTTTGGCAGTTTGTTGCAAATAGTCtatgtgatcgaataaacttgtttttgacacaccaaacccattgaaacttatttttaagttatgtaaaggttatttaaggtatgttaagcttatgtcactattccggagtgtacgttgcattaaactgattacgtttgcgTAATAGTTTATGTAAAACTTCTAGAAAAGCTTCTTGAGAGTTCGAAATCATACGAGATTTGATATGTGTAATGTCATATGTAATTGTACAAATCCCTagaatgaaacacaagatttcattggattcTTGTTTGTATGACACTTGTGAAGGCACAAATGTCACATGCCtggtgggcacgaccccgtgccatAGCTTCTAATATTTTTATTTCATTGATTTGGATGTGGTCAGGGATTTGGTGAGTAGCGTCAATCCTtcttttttgtatttatgttggtttttgctgttattttgctccttttgtgcatttaagctcttttgaccctattaattaaaaaggaacaaagaaacaaactttttccaacattagacTTGAAAATGGGTTGATTTTGCGCCGTATTTAATATAATTCatatgttgtattttaagcaCATCACTAGTTTTTAGGATAGAATAttagtatttttattatttttcttcttATGTGTTTGGTTATATATAGCCCTTCCAACCTTCCATTTGTTAATGAAAACACCCATTTGAAGACAACAATAACCACACCTAGTAAATCACAAAAATAACAAAGCTACTTATAATATTTGGGATGGTGAGATGTAGACAAAacttgcctctatccctagggatagagagacTGCTTTTAGAGCGACCCCCGACTCCAAAACAAACAACATACCAACACACCAACTCAAATAATCTCGAAATAAGAAGTCACCAATACCAAGAAAGTGATAAGAGAGTCATACAATATAATGTAAAATATGTATAATAGCATACAACATCATATGTGTATAAACAGAAGAAGCCAAACACCTGTAAAGTCACTTAAAGGATAAGAAAAACCTACGTCCCTAAATATACCTAAGACCCTACTGAAATATCCTCTAGAAGTCTTTAACCCTAATTCTACACCTCCACCAAGTCCTATATTTAACCCATTCGAAGACAATTGAAGCTTTATTATTTCTTTTGCATTTATATTTTATCACtaataatacatactacataccaACAAAGTATTTGCTGAAAGGGGTTAGCAAGGGACCGTCATCCCCCGGACGGAATCATTCAAACGAAAAAGCTCCAGGAAAAGATCAATATGGATGATTCTGCGATGAAGCGGAGGGAAGTACTGTGTTTGGAGTGGTGATTCAAGCTAAACTCAAAGGAGGAAATAAGATTAAATTTGCATCTTATTTGCTGAAAATTTGCAGCGTTAAAGCCTTGAAAATTGATTGAATTTTTAGTATATATGCAATATAAATACTCAAGCAATGTTTAGAAATAAATCCAGAATTAATTTTTAAGATGAAAAATCTAGTCCCGGTAAAACAATGCTTTGAATAAACACTATATCATGTTAGCATTAAAGGTTTATAATTCTCACTTTTACTTTCAAATTGTTATTATGAAATAGTTTATAAAACAAGTTCAAGTTGTTATGTTTGAAACTAGGTCGTTTATCTATGTATTTTGCTTTTGTTTTCTCTCTTGACTTTCTTTTTCAGCAgggttattttattaacaatcCCTAGCTTAGATTTATAGATCATGTTCAGATATTGACATACCATTGATAGAGTATATAACACAGACCTGAAAAAAAATTGTAAGTTATTGAAGCTGTGAGGTTTAGTACTGTTTAAATCACAAATAATAGGTTTAGACTAGTAAAACTCGAAAGAAACTACACATTGATAGctaaaacacaaaaacatatcCAAGATATTGCTTGTTCTACAGATTTGGAATAAAAAATAAAGGAACTTTTATAACAAAAGGAAGATTTAATCTTTCGCAATCGCAGCAGCCAGAGGAGTCCACATAGTTGTATTGAAATAGAACCTGAAGAGATGAACATTTGGGGTTTAGAACTTAAAACTGATGAGCTAAAGATGAAAGAACTTTTTTAAGGAGTTTACAGGTACTTCATATTCCATTTATTGGAGATTAAAATACACTATTATTCACTTAATTTGGTGAAATTTGTATAGTTTAATGGACCTTGAAATTTAAAACAACTAACCTGTCTCAACGACTAACATGTCCATTTCCCATATTGAATCCATGAGTCATTGTTAGTACTGAATCCAATAATTGAGTGTAGCCTCCTTCAATACCATTAGCACCTGAAACGGGAACTATAGGCAATTGGTTAGCTGCCACAATCCTCTTCTTCTGTTCCTCAATTTCGTTTTTCAGCCACTCCATAGCCCGCTTCAACTGCTCCAGCTCTTGTAATCCTTGGTTCTCTAATGGAGCCTCCCATGGATGATTACCTATGCCTTGTTTGCTAATATTTGTAAGTTCCTCACTTTTGTTCTTCTCAACCTCCAGTTGAGTAAGCACATAGGTGAGTTGCCTACTGAGTTCATAAATATTTGTATTTCGATATGCTTCAACAAGCTG
Above is a window of Helianthus annuus cultivar XRQ/B chromosome 14, HanXRQr2.0-SUNRISE, whole genome shotgun sequence DNA encoding:
- the LOC118486469 gene encoding agamous-like MADS-box protein AGL62 encodes the protein MENENNLNVTFAKRRPTLFQKASELSILCGAEIAIIVFSPSGKLYSFGHPSVEIIGDRFLTQTSQPSSSNSQLVEAYRNTNIYELSRQLTYVLTQLEVEKNKSEELTNISKQGIGNHPWEAPLENQGLQELEQLKRAMEWLKNEIEEQKKRIVAANQLPIVPVSGANGIEGGYTQLLDSVLTMTHGFNMGNGHVSR